A genomic stretch from Physeter macrocephalus isolate SW-GA chromosome 12, ASM283717v5, whole genome shotgun sequence includes:
- the PREPL gene encoding prolyl endopeptidase-like isoform X1 yields MQQKSKLFLQALKYSIPHLGKCMQRQHVNHCNFADHYYNRIKLKKYHLTKCLQNKPRISELARNIPSRNFSCKEFLPIKQENKKSLSENMDAFEKVRTKLETQPQEEYEIINAEIKHGGFVYYQEGCCLVRSKDEEADTDNYEVLFNLEELKLDQPFIDCIRVAPDEKYVAAKIRTEDSEASTCVVVKLSDQPVMEASFPNVSSFEWVKDEEDEDVLFYTFQRNLRCHDVYRATFGDNRRNERFYTEKDPSFFVFLYLTKDSRFLTMNIMNKTTSEVWLIDGMSPWDPPVLIQKRIHGVLYYVEHRDDELYILTNVGEPTEFKLMRTAADTPAIMNWDLFFTMKRNTKVVDLDMFKDHCVLFLKHSNLLYVNVIGLADDSVRSLKLPPWACGFIMDTNSDPKNCPFQLCSPIRPPKYYTYKFAEGKLFEETGHEDPITKTSRVLRIEAKSKDGKLVPMTIFHKTDSEDLQKKPLLVHVYGAYGMDLKMNFRPERRVLVDDGWILAYCHVRGGGELGLQWHADGRLTKKLNGLADLEACIKTLHGQGFSQPSLTTLTAFSAGGVLVGALCNSNPELLRAVTLEAPFLDVLNTMMDTTLPLTLEELEEWGNPSSDEKHKNYIKRYCPYQNIKPQHYPSIHITAYENDERVPLKGIVNYTEKLKEAIVEHAKDTGEGYQAPNIILDIQPGGNHVIEDSHKKITAQIKFLYEELGLDSTSVFENLKKYLKF; encoded by the exons GAATTTTTGCCtattaaacaagaaaacaaaaaatccctTTCAGAAAACATGGATGCATTTGAAAAAGTGAGAACAAAATTGGAAACACAGCCACAAGAAGAATACGAAATCATCAATGCAGAG ATTAAACATGGTGGTTTTGTTTATTATCAAGAGGGCTGCTGTTTGGTTCGTTCCAAAGATGAAGAAG CAGACACTGATAATTATGAAGTTTTGTTCAATTTGGAGGAACTTAAATTAGATCAACCCTTCATTGATTGTATCAGAGTTGCTCCTGATGAAAAATATGTAGCTGCCAAGATAAGAACTGAAGATTCTGAAGCATCTACCTGTGTAGTTGTGAAGCTCAGTGATCAACCTGTAATGGAAGCTTCTTTCCCAAATGTGTCCAGTTTTG aatggGTAAAGGATGAAGAAGATGAAGATGTTTTATTCTACACCTTCCAGAGGAACCTTCGCTGTCATGATGTATATCGAGCCACTTTTGGTGATAACAGGCGTAATGAACGTTTTTACACAGAAAAAGACCCAAG cttttttgttttcctttatcttaCAAAAGACAGTCGTTTTCTCACCATGAATATTATGAACAAGACCACTTCAGAGGTGTGGTTGATAGATGGCATGAGCCCTTGGGACCCACCAGTACTTATCCAGAAGCGAATACACGGGGTCCTTTACTACGTAGAACACAGAGATGATGAATTATACATTCTCACTAATGTTGGTGAGCCTACAGAATTCAAG CTAATGAGAACAGCAGCTGATACCCCTGCTATTATGAATTgggatttatttttcacaatgaaGAGAAATACCAAAGTTGTAGACTTGGACATGTTTAAGGATCACTGTGTTCTATTCCTGAAGCATAGCAATCTACTTTATGTTAATGTGATTGGTCTGGCTGATGATTCAGTTCGGTCTCTAAAG ctcCCACCTTGGGCCTGTGGATTCATAATGGATACAAATTCAGACCCAAAGAACTGCCCCTTTCAGCTTTGCTCTCCTATACGCCCCCCTAAATATTACACATATAAGTTTGCAGAAGGCAAACTGTTTGAGGAAACTGGACATGAAGACCCAATCACAAAGACTAGTCGTGTTTTACGTATAGAAGCCAAAAGCAAG GATGGAAAATTAGTGCCAATGACTATTTTCCATAAAACGGATTCTGAGGACTTGCAGAAGAAACCTCTCCTGGTACATGTATATGGAGCTTATGGAATGGatttgaaaatgaatttcagGCCTGAAAGGCGGGTGTTGGTGGACGATGGATGGATATTAGCATATTGTCATGTTCG GGGAGGTGGTGAGTTAGGCCTCCAGTGGCACGCTGATGGCCGTCTAACTAAAAAACTCAATGGCCTTGCTGACTTAGAGGCTTGCATTAAGACACTTCATGGCCAAGGCTTTTCTCAGCCAAGTCTAACAACCCTGACTGCTTTCAGTGCTGGAGGGGTGCTTGTGGGAGCATTGTGTAATTCTAATCCAGAGCTGCTGAGAGCTGTGACTTTGGAG gcaccttTCTTGGATGTTCTCAACACCATGATGGACACTACACTTCCTCTGACATTAGAAGAATTAGAAGAGTGGGGGAATCCTTCATCTGATGAAAAACACAAGAACTACATAAAACGTTACTGTCCCTATCAAAACATTAAACCTCAG cattatCCTTCAATTCACATCACAGCTTATGAAAATGACGAACGTGTGCCTCTGAAAGGAATTGTAAACTATACTGAGAAACTCAAGGAAGCCATCGTGGAGCATGCTAAGGACACCGGGGAAG GTTATCAAGCCCCcaatattattttagatattcaGCCTGGAGGCAATCATGTGATTGAGGATTCTCACAAAAAG ATTACAGCCCAGATTAAATTCCTGTACGAGGAACTTGGACTTGACAGCACCAGTGTTTTCGAGAATCTtaagaaatatctaaaattctGA
- the PREPL gene encoding prolyl endopeptidase-like isoform X3, with product MQRQHVNHCNFADHYYNRIKLKKYHLTKCLQNKPRISELARNIPSRNFSCKEFLPIKQENKKSLSENMDAFEKVRTKLETQPQEEYEIINAEIKHGGFVYYQEGCCLVRSKDEEADTDNYEVLFNLEELKLDQPFIDCIRVAPDEKYVAAKIRTEDSEASTCVVVKLSDQPVMEASFPNVSSFEWVKDEEDEDVLFYTFQRNLRCHDVYRATFGDNRRNERFYTEKDPSFFVFLYLTKDSRFLTMNIMNKTTSEVWLIDGMSPWDPPVLIQKRIHGVLYYVEHRDDELYILTNVGEPTEFKLMRTAADTPAIMNWDLFFTMKRNTKVVDLDMFKDHCVLFLKHSNLLYVNVIGLADDSVRSLKLPPWACGFIMDTNSDPKNCPFQLCSPIRPPKYYTYKFAEGKLFEETGHEDPITKTSRVLRIEAKSKDGKLVPMTIFHKTDSEDLQKKPLLVHVYGAYGMDLKMNFRPERRVLVDDGWILAYCHVRGGGELGLQWHADGRLTKKLNGLADLEACIKTLHGQGFSQPSLTTLTAFSAGGVLVGALCNSNPELLRAVTLEAPFLDVLNTMMDTTLPLTLEELEEWGNPSSDEKHKNYIKRYCPYQNIKPQHYPSIHITAYENDERVPLKGIVNYTEKLKEAIVEHAKDTGEGYQAPNIILDIQPGGNHVIEDSHKKITAQIKFLYEELGLDSTSVFENLKKYLKF from the exons GAATTTTTGCCtattaaacaagaaaacaaaaaatccctTTCAGAAAACATGGATGCATTTGAAAAAGTGAGAACAAAATTGGAAACACAGCCACAAGAAGAATACGAAATCATCAATGCAGAG ATTAAACATGGTGGTTTTGTTTATTATCAAGAGGGCTGCTGTTTGGTTCGTTCCAAAGATGAAGAAG CAGACACTGATAATTATGAAGTTTTGTTCAATTTGGAGGAACTTAAATTAGATCAACCCTTCATTGATTGTATCAGAGTTGCTCCTGATGAAAAATATGTAGCTGCCAAGATAAGAACTGAAGATTCTGAAGCATCTACCTGTGTAGTTGTGAAGCTCAGTGATCAACCTGTAATGGAAGCTTCTTTCCCAAATGTGTCCAGTTTTG aatggGTAAAGGATGAAGAAGATGAAGATGTTTTATTCTACACCTTCCAGAGGAACCTTCGCTGTCATGATGTATATCGAGCCACTTTTGGTGATAACAGGCGTAATGAACGTTTTTACACAGAAAAAGACCCAAG cttttttgttttcctttatcttaCAAAAGACAGTCGTTTTCTCACCATGAATATTATGAACAAGACCACTTCAGAGGTGTGGTTGATAGATGGCATGAGCCCTTGGGACCCACCAGTACTTATCCAGAAGCGAATACACGGGGTCCTTTACTACGTAGAACACAGAGATGATGAATTATACATTCTCACTAATGTTGGTGAGCCTACAGAATTCAAG CTAATGAGAACAGCAGCTGATACCCCTGCTATTATGAATTgggatttatttttcacaatgaaGAGAAATACCAAAGTTGTAGACTTGGACATGTTTAAGGATCACTGTGTTCTATTCCTGAAGCATAGCAATCTACTTTATGTTAATGTGATTGGTCTGGCTGATGATTCAGTTCGGTCTCTAAAG ctcCCACCTTGGGCCTGTGGATTCATAATGGATACAAATTCAGACCCAAAGAACTGCCCCTTTCAGCTTTGCTCTCCTATACGCCCCCCTAAATATTACACATATAAGTTTGCAGAAGGCAAACTGTTTGAGGAAACTGGACATGAAGACCCAATCACAAAGACTAGTCGTGTTTTACGTATAGAAGCCAAAAGCAAG GATGGAAAATTAGTGCCAATGACTATTTTCCATAAAACGGATTCTGAGGACTTGCAGAAGAAACCTCTCCTGGTACATGTATATGGAGCTTATGGAATGGatttgaaaatgaatttcagGCCTGAAAGGCGGGTGTTGGTGGACGATGGATGGATATTAGCATATTGTCATGTTCG GGGAGGTGGTGAGTTAGGCCTCCAGTGGCACGCTGATGGCCGTCTAACTAAAAAACTCAATGGCCTTGCTGACTTAGAGGCTTGCATTAAGACACTTCATGGCCAAGGCTTTTCTCAGCCAAGTCTAACAACCCTGACTGCTTTCAGTGCTGGAGGGGTGCTTGTGGGAGCATTGTGTAATTCTAATCCAGAGCTGCTGAGAGCTGTGACTTTGGAG gcaccttTCTTGGATGTTCTCAACACCATGATGGACACTACACTTCCTCTGACATTAGAAGAATTAGAAGAGTGGGGGAATCCTTCATCTGATGAAAAACACAAGAACTACATAAAACGTTACTGTCCCTATCAAAACATTAAACCTCAG cattatCCTTCAATTCACATCACAGCTTATGAAAATGACGAACGTGTGCCTCTGAAAGGAATTGTAAACTATACTGAGAAACTCAAGGAAGCCATCGTGGAGCATGCTAAGGACACCGGGGAAG GTTATCAAGCCCCcaatattattttagatattcaGCCTGGAGGCAATCATGTGATTGAGGATTCTCACAAAAAG ATTACAGCCCAGATTAAATTCCTGTACGAGGAACTTGGACTTGACAGCACCAGTGTTTTCGAGAATCTtaagaaatatctaaaattctGA
- the PREPL gene encoding prolyl endopeptidase-like isoform X5, translating to MDAFEKVRTKLETQPQEEYEIINAEIKHGGFVYYQEGCCLVRSKDEEADTDNYEVLFNLEELKLDQPFIDCIRVAPDEKYVAAKIRTEDSEASTCVVVKLSDQPVMEASFPNVSSFEWVKDEEDEDVLFYTFQRNLRCHDVYRATFGDNRRNERFYTEKDPSFFVFLYLTKDSRFLTMNIMNKTTSEVWLIDGMSPWDPPVLIQKRIHGVLYYVEHRDDELYILTNVGEPTEFKLMRTAADTPAIMNWDLFFTMKRNTKVVDLDMFKDHCVLFLKHSNLLYVNVIGLADDSVRSLKLPPWACGFIMDTNSDPKNCPFQLCSPIRPPKYYTYKFAEGKLFEETGHEDPITKTSRVLRIEAKSKDGKLVPMTIFHKTDSEDLQKKPLLVHVYGAYGMDLKMNFRPERRVLVDDGWILAYCHVRGGGELGLQWHADGRLTKKLNGLADLEACIKTLHGQGFSQPSLTTLTAFSAGGVLVGALCNSNPELLRAVTLEAPFLDVLNTMMDTTLPLTLEELEEWGNPSSDEKHKNYIKRYCPYQNIKPQHYPSIHITAYENDERVPLKGIVNYTEKLKEAIVEHAKDTGEGYQAPNIILDIQPGGNHVIEDSHKKITAQIKFLYEELGLDSTSVFENLKKYLKF from the exons ATGGATGCATTTGAAAAAGTGAGAACAAAATTGGAAACACAGCCACAAGAAGAATACGAAATCATCAATGCAGAG ATTAAACATGGTGGTTTTGTTTATTATCAAGAGGGCTGCTGTTTGGTTCGTTCCAAAGATGAAGAAG CAGACACTGATAATTATGAAGTTTTGTTCAATTTGGAGGAACTTAAATTAGATCAACCCTTCATTGATTGTATCAGAGTTGCTCCTGATGAAAAATATGTAGCTGCCAAGATAAGAACTGAAGATTCTGAAGCATCTACCTGTGTAGTTGTGAAGCTCAGTGATCAACCTGTAATGGAAGCTTCTTTCCCAAATGTGTCCAGTTTTG aatggGTAAAGGATGAAGAAGATGAAGATGTTTTATTCTACACCTTCCAGAGGAACCTTCGCTGTCATGATGTATATCGAGCCACTTTTGGTGATAACAGGCGTAATGAACGTTTTTACACAGAAAAAGACCCAAG cttttttgttttcctttatcttaCAAAAGACAGTCGTTTTCTCACCATGAATATTATGAACAAGACCACTTCAGAGGTGTGGTTGATAGATGGCATGAGCCCTTGGGACCCACCAGTACTTATCCAGAAGCGAATACACGGGGTCCTTTACTACGTAGAACACAGAGATGATGAATTATACATTCTCACTAATGTTGGTGAGCCTACAGAATTCAAG CTAATGAGAACAGCAGCTGATACCCCTGCTATTATGAATTgggatttatttttcacaatgaaGAGAAATACCAAAGTTGTAGACTTGGACATGTTTAAGGATCACTGTGTTCTATTCCTGAAGCATAGCAATCTACTTTATGTTAATGTGATTGGTCTGGCTGATGATTCAGTTCGGTCTCTAAAG ctcCCACCTTGGGCCTGTGGATTCATAATGGATACAAATTCAGACCCAAAGAACTGCCCCTTTCAGCTTTGCTCTCCTATACGCCCCCCTAAATATTACACATATAAGTTTGCAGAAGGCAAACTGTTTGAGGAAACTGGACATGAAGACCCAATCACAAAGACTAGTCGTGTTTTACGTATAGAAGCCAAAAGCAAG GATGGAAAATTAGTGCCAATGACTATTTTCCATAAAACGGATTCTGAGGACTTGCAGAAGAAACCTCTCCTGGTACATGTATATGGAGCTTATGGAATGGatttgaaaatgaatttcagGCCTGAAAGGCGGGTGTTGGTGGACGATGGATGGATATTAGCATATTGTCATGTTCG GGGAGGTGGTGAGTTAGGCCTCCAGTGGCACGCTGATGGCCGTCTAACTAAAAAACTCAATGGCCTTGCTGACTTAGAGGCTTGCATTAAGACACTTCATGGCCAAGGCTTTTCTCAGCCAAGTCTAACAACCCTGACTGCTTTCAGTGCTGGAGGGGTGCTTGTGGGAGCATTGTGTAATTCTAATCCAGAGCTGCTGAGAGCTGTGACTTTGGAG gcaccttTCTTGGATGTTCTCAACACCATGATGGACACTACACTTCCTCTGACATTAGAAGAATTAGAAGAGTGGGGGAATCCTTCATCTGATGAAAAACACAAGAACTACATAAAACGTTACTGTCCCTATCAAAACATTAAACCTCAG cattatCCTTCAATTCACATCACAGCTTATGAAAATGACGAACGTGTGCCTCTGAAAGGAATTGTAAACTATACTGAGAAACTCAAGGAAGCCATCGTGGAGCATGCTAAGGACACCGGGGAAG GTTATCAAGCCCCcaatattattttagatattcaGCCTGGAGGCAATCATGTGATTGAGGATTCTCACAAAAAG ATTACAGCCCAGATTAAATTCCTGTACGAGGAACTTGGACTTGACAGCACCAGTGTTTTCGAGAATCTtaagaaatatctaaaattctGA
- the PREPL gene encoding prolyl endopeptidase-like isoform X2 yields MQQKSKLFLQALKYSIPHLGKCMQRQHVNHCNFADHYYNRIKLKKYHLTKCLQNKPRISELARNIPSRNFSCKEFLPIKQENKKSLSENMDAFEKVRTKLETQPQEEYEIINAEIKHGGFVYYQEGCCLVRSKDEEDTDNYEVLFNLEELKLDQPFIDCIRVAPDEKYVAAKIRTEDSEASTCVVVKLSDQPVMEASFPNVSSFEWVKDEEDEDVLFYTFQRNLRCHDVYRATFGDNRRNERFYTEKDPSFFVFLYLTKDSRFLTMNIMNKTTSEVWLIDGMSPWDPPVLIQKRIHGVLYYVEHRDDELYILTNVGEPTEFKLMRTAADTPAIMNWDLFFTMKRNTKVVDLDMFKDHCVLFLKHSNLLYVNVIGLADDSVRSLKLPPWACGFIMDTNSDPKNCPFQLCSPIRPPKYYTYKFAEGKLFEETGHEDPITKTSRVLRIEAKSKDGKLVPMTIFHKTDSEDLQKKPLLVHVYGAYGMDLKMNFRPERRVLVDDGWILAYCHVRGGGELGLQWHADGRLTKKLNGLADLEACIKTLHGQGFSQPSLTTLTAFSAGGVLVGALCNSNPELLRAVTLEAPFLDVLNTMMDTTLPLTLEELEEWGNPSSDEKHKNYIKRYCPYQNIKPQHYPSIHITAYENDERVPLKGIVNYTEKLKEAIVEHAKDTGEGYQAPNIILDIQPGGNHVIEDSHKKITAQIKFLYEELGLDSTSVFENLKKYLKF; encoded by the exons GAATTTTTGCCtattaaacaagaaaacaaaaaatccctTTCAGAAAACATGGATGCATTTGAAAAAGTGAGAACAAAATTGGAAACACAGCCACAAGAAGAATACGAAATCATCAATGCAGAG ATTAAACATGGTGGTTTTGTTTATTATCAAGAGGGCTGCTGTTTGGTTCGTTCCAAAGATGAAGAAG ACACTGATAATTATGAAGTTTTGTTCAATTTGGAGGAACTTAAATTAGATCAACCCTTCATTGATTGTATCAGAGTTGCTCCTGATGAAAAATATGTAGCTGCCAAGATAAGAACTGAAGATTCTGAAGCATCTACCTGTGTAGTTGTGAAGCTCAGTGATCAACCTGTAATGGAAGCTTCTTTCCCAAATGTGTCCAGTTTTG aatggGTAAAGGATGAAGAAGATGAAGATGTTTTATTCTACACCTTCCAGAGGAACCTTCGCTGTCATGATGTATATCGAGCCACTTTTGGTGATAACAGGCGTAATGAACGTTTTTACACAGAAAAAGACCCAAG cttttttgttttcctttatcttaCAAAAGACAGTCGTTTTCTCACCATGAATATTATGAACAAGACCACTTCAGAGGTGTGGTTGATAGATGGCATGAGCCCTTGGGACCCACCAGTACTTATCCAGAAGCGAATACACGGGGTCCTTTACTACGTAGAACACAGAGATGATGAATTATACATTCTCACTAATGTTGGTGAGCCTACAGAATTCAAG CTAATGAGAACAGCAGCTGATACCCCTGCTATTATGAATTgggatttatttttcacaatgaaGAGAAATACCAAAGTTGTAGACTTGGACATGTTTAAGGATCACTGTGTTCTATTCCTGAAGCATAGCAATCTACTTTATGTTAATGTGATTGGTCTGGCTGATGATTCAGTTCGGTCTCTAAAG ctcCCACCTTGGGCCTGTGGATTCATAATGGATACAAATTCAGACCCAAAGAACTGCCCCTTTCAGCTTTGCTCTCCTATACGCCCCCCTAAATATTACACATATAAGTTTGCAGAAGGCAAACTGTTTGAGGAAACTGGACATGAAGACCCAATCACAAAGACTAGTCGTGTTTTACGTATAGAAGCCAAAAGCAAG GATGGAAAATTAGTGCCAATGACTATTTTCCATAAAACGGATTCTGAGGACTTGCAGAAGAAACCTCTCCTGGTACATGTATATGGAGCTTATGGAATGGatttgaaaatgaatttcagGCCTGAAAGGCGGGTGTTGGTGGACGATGGATGGATATTAGCATATTGTCATGTTCG GGGAGGTGGTGAGTTAGGCCTCCAGTGGCACGCTGATGGCCGTCTAACTAAAAAACTCAATGGCCTTGCTGACTTAGAGGCTTGCATTAAGACACTTCATGGCCAAGGCTTTTCTCAGCCAAGTCTAACAACCCTGACTGCTTTCAGTGCTGGAGGGGTGCTTGTGGGAGCATTGTGTAATTCTAATCCAGAGCTGCTGAGAGCTGTGACTTTGGAG gcaccttTCTTGGATGTTCTCAACACCATGATGGACACTACACTTCCTCTGACATTAGAAGAATTAGAAGAGTGGGGGAATCCTTCATCTGATGAAAAACACAAGAACTACATAAAACGTTACTGTCCCTATCAAAACATTAAACCTCAG cattatCCTTCAATTCACATCACAGCTTATGAAAATGACGAACGTGTGCCTCTGAAAGGAATTGTAAACTATACTGAGAAACTCAAGGAAGCCATCGTGGAGCATGCTAAGGACACCGGGGAAG GTTATCAAGCCCCcaatattattttagatattcaGCCTGGAGGCAATCATGTGATTGAGGATTCTCACAAAAAG ATTACAGCCCAGATTAAATTCCTGTACGAGGAACTTGGACTTGACAGCACCAGTGTTTTCGAGAATCTtaagaaatatctaaaattctGA
- the PREPL gene encoding prolyl endopeptidase-like isoform X4, giving the protein MTHLPRKNMDAFEKVRTKLETQPQEEYEIINAEIKHGGFVYYQEGCCLVRSKDEEADTDNYEVLFNLEELKLDQPFIDCIRVAPDEKYVAAKIRTEDSEASTCVVVKLSDQPVMEASFPNVSSFEWVKDEEDEDVLFYTFQRNLRCHDVYRATFGDNRRNERFYTEKDPSFFVFLYLTKDSRFLTMNIMNKTTSEVWLIDGMSPWDPPVLIQKRIHGVLYYVEHRDDELYILTNVGEPTEFKLMRTAADTPAIMNWDLFFTMKRNTKVVDLDMFKDHCVLFLKHSNLLYVNVIGLADDSVRSLKLPPWACGFIMDTNSDPKNCPFQLCSPIRPPKYYTYKFAEGKLFEETGHEDPITKTSRVLRIEAKSKDGKLVPMTIFHKTDSEDLQKKPLLVHVYGAYGMDLKMNFRPERRVLVDDGWILAYCHVRGGGELGLQWHADGRLTKKLNGLADLEACIKTLHGQGFSQPSLTTLTAFSAGGVLVGALCNSNPELLRAVTLEAPFLDVLNTMMDTTLPLTLEELEEWGNPSSDEKHKNYIKRYCPYQNIKPQHYPSIHITAYENDERVPLKGIVNYTEKLKEAIVEHAKDTGEGYQAPNIILDIQPGGNHVIEDSHKKITAQIKFLYEELGLDSTSVFENLKKYLKF; this is encoded by the exons AAAACATGGATGCATTTGAAAAAGTGAGAACAAAATTGGAAACACAGCCACAAGAAGAATACGAAATCATCAATGCAGAG ATTAAACATGGTGGTTTTGTTTATTATCAAGAGGGCTGCTGTTTGGTTCGTTCCAAAGATGAAGAAG CAGACACTGATAATTATGAAGTTTTGTTCAATTTGGAGGAACTTAAATTAGATCAACCCTTCATTGATTGTATCAGAGTTGCTCCTGATGAAAAATATGTAGCTGCCAAGATAAGAACTGAAGATTCTGAAGCATCTACCTGTGTAGTTGTGAAGCTCAGTGATCAACCTGTAATGGAAGCTTCTTTCCCAAATGTGTCCAGTTTTG aatggGTAAAGGATGAAGAAGATGAAGATGTTTTATTCTACACCTTCCAGAGGAACCTTCGCTGTCATGATGTATATCGAGCCACTTTTGGTGATAACAGGCGTAATGAACGTTTTTACACAGAAAAAGACCCAAG cttttttgttttcctttatcttaCAAAAGACAGTCGTTTTCTCACCATGAATATTATGAACAAGACCACTTCAGAGGTGTGGTTGATAGATGGCATGAGCCCTTGGGACCCACCAGTACTTATCCAGAAGCGAATACACGGGGTCCTTTACTACGTAGAACACAGAGATGATGAATTATACATTCTCACTAATGTTGGTGAGCCTACAGAATTCAAG CTAATGAGAACAGCAGCTGATACCCCTGCTATTATGAATTgggatttatttttcacaatgaaGAGAAATACCAAAGTTGTAGACTTGGACATGTTTAAGGATCACTGTGTTCTATTCCTGAAGCATAGCAATCTACTTTATGTTAATGTGATTGGTCTGGCTGATGATTCAGTTCGGTCTCTAAAG ctcCCACCTTGGGCCTGTGGATTCATAATGGATACAAATTCAGACCCAAAGAACTGCCCCTTTCAGCTTTGCTCTCCTATACGCCCCCCTAAATATTACACATATAAGTTTGCAGAAGGCAAACTGTTTGAGGAAACTGGACATGAAGACCCAATCACAAAGACTAGTCGTGTTTTACGTATAGAAGCCAAAAGCAAG GATGGAAAATTAGTGCCAATGACTATTTTCCATAAAACGGATTCTGAGGACTTGCAGAAGAAACCTCTCCTGGTACATGTATATGGAGCTTATGGAATGGatttgaaaatgaatttcagGCCTGAAAGGCGGGTGTTGGTGGACGATGGATGGATATTAGCATATTGTCATGTTCG GGGAGGTGGTGAGTTAGGCCTCCAGTGGCACGCTGATGGCCGTCTAACTAAAAAACTCAATGGCCTTGCTGACTTAGAGGCTTGCATTAAGACACTTCATGGCCAAGGCTTTTCTCAGCCAAGTCTAACAACCCTGACTGCTTTCAGTGCTGGAGGGGTGCTTGTGGGAGCATTGTGTAATTCTAATCCAGAGCTGCTGAGAGCTGTGACTTTGGAG gcaccttTCTTGGATGTTCTCAACACCATGATGGACACTACACTTCCTCTGACATTAGAAGAATTAGAAGAGTGGGGGAATCCTTCATCTGATGAAAAACACAAGAACTACATAAAACGTTACTGTCCCTATCAAAACATTAAACCTCAG cattatCCTTCAATTCACATCACAGCTTATGAAAATGACGAACGTGTGCCTCTGAAAGGAATTGTAAACTATACTGAGAAACTCAAGGAAGCCATCGTGGAGCATGCTAAGGACACCGGGGAAG GTTATCAAGCCCCcaatattattttagatattcaGCCTGGAGGCAATCATGTGATTGAGGATTCTCACAAAAAG ATTACAGCCCAGATTAAATTCCTGTACGAGGAACTTGGACTTGACAGCACCAGTGTTTTCGAGAATCTtaagaaatatctaaaattctGA